The following coding sequences lie in one Polynucleobacter necessarius genomic window:
- the dsbD gene encoding protein-disulfide reductase DsbD — protein MKLHSFLARIIALLLLISAQVFAAQDFLPPEKAFRVQAIWLENSNQIELEFLPAKGYYIYQESLKFQAGNQAGKLSNIRPALPLGLEKFDETFQKKLQVYKGPFLVFLDIKPAVSQPVHLEITLQGCAEAGICYPPMTLRFLLAGPGVKAGPIPGVLEIVTMSNAKTNAEISLADLWRERDDVNAISRFLESTSTAYLFLAFFVLGLALAFTPCVLPMLPILSSVIFGTQGGKAISKSRASILAMAYVMGMALVYALAGVLMAALGGSIQRILQSPFALTTFALLLLVLSGSLFGLYDLRLPNSWHHHVNKLAGRQKGGSVFGVFVLGGISTMVASPCITAPLAGVLAFIAQTGSMSLGAGLLFVMALGMGLPLLFIAVEARILIPSTGIWMVYLQRTLGVLLVATAAWIASPLIQKNEPVRSVKTINGLSIHQVGDLSFSVIHSPAELDAQFIKAKQEQKLVLLDFYADWCISCKEMEVNTFTNPDVADQLKQMVLLQADVTANSAENQALLKRFGLFGPPGILIFNQNSEDQKDQRVIGYMPPQRFIERLRNVLKN, from the coding sequence ATGAAATTACATTCTTTCTTGGCAAGAATAATTGCACTCTTGTTGCTGATCTCCGCACAAGTATTTGCTGCTCAAGACTTCTTGCCTCCAGAAAAAGCATTTAGAGTTCAAGCTATTTGGTTGGAAAATTCTAATCAGATTGAGCTTGAATTCTTGCCTGCTAAAGGCTATTACATCTATCAAGAATCCCTCAAGTTCCAAGCTGGTAATCAGGCTGGGAAGCTAAGTAATATAAGGCCTGCACTCCCTTTGGGTTTAGAAAAATTTGATGAAACTTTTCAGAAGAAGTTACAAGTTTATAAAGGGCCATTTTTAGTTTTTTTAGATATCAAGCCCGCAGTTAGTCAGCCTGTTCATTTGGAGATTACTCTTCAGGGATGTGCAGAGGCGGGTATTTGTTATCCGCCGATGACACTTCGATTTTTACTTGCTGGGCCTGGCGTTAAGGCTGGCCCGATACCAGGTGTTTTAGAAATCGTTACAATGTCTAACGCTAAAACTAATGCCGAAATTAGTTTGGCAGATTTATGGCGTGAACGCGATGATGTGAATGCTATTAGTCGTTTTTTAGAGAGCACTTCAACTGCCTATTTATTTTTAGCCTTCTTTGTGCTGGGCCTCGCCTTGGCGTTTACCCCTTGCGTACTCCCCATGTTGCCAATTTTGTCGAGCGTAATTTTCGGTACTCAAGGCGGCAAAGCGATATCTAAGAGTCGCGCTAGTATTTTGGCGATGGCCTATGTTATGGGTATGGCTTTGGTATATGCCTTAGCTGGTGTACTCATGGCCGCACTCGGGGGAAGCATCCAGCGCATATTGCAAAGCCCTTTTGCACTAACCACTTTTGCCTTACTGCTCTTGGTGCTTTCGGGTAGTTTGTTTGGTTTGTACGACTTGCGCTTACCAAATTCATGGCATCACCACGTGAATAAGCTGGCTGGACGCCAAAAGGGTGGCAGCGTATTTGGCGTATTTGTTTTGGGGGGCATTTCAACCATGGTCGCAAGCCCATGTATCACAGCCCCATTGGCAGGTGTCTTAGCCTTCATTGCCCAAACAGGCTCCATGAGCTTGGGCGCAGGCTTGCTCTTTGTAATGGCCTTAGGAATGGGCCTGCCGTTGCTATTTATTGCAGTTGAAGCGCGCATATTGATTCCATCCACCGGAATTTGGATGGTTTATTTGCAGCGCACTTTGGGGGTATTGTTGGTTGCTACCGCAGCTTGGATTGCCTCGCCACTCATTCAAAAAAATGAACCTGTTAGATCTGTAAAAACAATCAATGGACTGAGTATTCATCAAGTTGGCGATTTATCTTTTTCGGTGATTCATTCACCAGCAGAACTAGATGCGCAATTTATTAAAGCTAAGCAAGAGCAAAAATTAGTTCTTCTCGATTTTTATGCGGATTGGTGTATCAGCTGTAAAGAAATGGAAGTTAATACTTTTACAAATCCAGATGTTGCTGATCAGCTCAAGCAAATGGTTTTATTGCAAGCGGATGTCACAGCAAATAGCGCTGAGAACCAGGCATTACTCAAGCGCTTTGGTTTGTTTGGTCCACCAGGCATTTTGATTTTTAATCAAAATTCAGAAGACCAAAAAGATCAAAGGGTAATTGGCTATATGCCACCACAGCGCTTTATTGAGCGATTAAGAAATGTATTGAAAAACTAA
- the cutA gene encoding divalent-cation tolerance protein CutA has protein sequence MSENIPVNSSKLLVVMTSLPNFEVAKELARALVEQNLAACVQITSGVQSIYRWEGKICKEQEVLLSAKTTEFKWFEISTFIESAHPYDLPEILAFSPDYCESQYGRWVESEVNSKS, from the coding sequence ATGTCTGAAAACATCCCAGTCAATTCCAGCAAGCTTTTGGTGGTTATGACCAGCCTTCCAAATTTCGAGGTTGCCAAGGAATTAGCTCGAGCATTAGTGGAGCAAAATTTAGCTGCTTGCGTTCAAATCACGAGTGGCGTTCAATCAATATATCGCTGGGAAGGTAAGATTTGCAAAGAGCAAGAAGTATTGCTTTCTGCAAAAACAACCGAATTCAAGTGGTTTGAGATCTCTACTTTTATTGAAAGTGCACACCCATACGATCTTCCTGAAATTTTGGCATTCTCTCCAGATTATTGTGAGAGTCAGTACGGCAGGTGGGTAGAGTCTGAGGTAAATTCGAAGTCATGA
- the rplQ gene encoding 50S ribosomal protein L17, giving the protein MRHGNGLRKLNRTSSHRLAMLRNMSNSLLEHEVIKTTLPKAKELRMVVEPLITLGKKDNLANRRLAFNRTRDRDIVTKLFTELGPRYATRPGGYLRILKFGFRHGDNAPMALVELVDRPEVEETAVVAEEA; this is encoded by the coding sequence ATGCGTCACGGAAACGGCTTACGCAAACTAAATAGAACATCATCACATCGCTTGGCGATGCTGCGCAACATGTCCAATTCACTCTTGGAGCACGAAGTCATTAAAACGACTTTGCCAAAAGCTAAGGAATTGCGCATGGTTGTTGAGCCTTTAATTACCTTGGGTAAAAAAGATAACTTAGCAAACCGTCGCTTAGCATTCAATCGCACACGTGATCGCGACATCGTGACTAAGCTCTTTACAGAACTCGGCCCACGTTATGCAACACGTCCAGGCGGCTACCTTCGCATTTTGAAGTTTGGCTTCCGTCATGGCGACAATGCACCAATGGCTTTGGTTGAATTGGTAGATCGCCCAGAAGTTGAAGAAACAGCAGTTGTAGCTGAAGAGGCTTAA
- a CDS encoding DNA-directed RNA polymerase subunit alpha — protein sequence MQTNLLKPKIISVEALTANQAKVIMEPFERGYGHTLGNALRRVLLSSMVGYAPTEVAIAGVVHEYSTLDGVQEDVVNLLLNLKGIVFKLQSRDEVTINLRKEGLGVVTAKDIDLPHDVEIMNPDHAIAHLSAGGKLDMQIKVEKGRGYVPGNVRQYSDETTKIIGRIVLDASFSPVSRVSYAVESARVEQRTDLDRLVMTIETNGVLSPEEAIRQAASILVDQLVVFAALESSEVSGDLAPSRSSMVDPMLMRPVDDLELTVRSANCLKAENIYYIGDLIQRTENELLKTPNLGRKSLNEIKDVLAARGLSLGMKLESWPPANLEK from the coding sequence ATGCAAACAAATTTGCTCAAGCCAAAGATTATTTCTGTTGAAGCGCTTACCGCCAACCAAGCTAAGGTTATTATGGAGCCATTCGAGCGTGGCTATGGCCACACACTCGGAAATGCATTACGTCGCGTACTCTTGTCCTCGATGGTTGGTTATGCGCCAACTGAAGTAGCTATTGCTGGTGTTGTTCATGAGTACTCCACATTGGATGGAGTTCAAGAGGACGTTGTAAACCTCTTGTTGAACCTCAAGGGTATCGTATTTAAGTTGCAATCACGCGACGAAGTTACTATCAATTTGCGTAAAGAAGGTCTAGGCGTTGTTACTGCAAAAGATATCGACTTGCCACATGATGTAGAAATCATGAATCCTGATCACGCGATCGCCCACTTGTCAGCTGGTGGCAAGTTAGACATGCAGATCAAGGTTGAAAAAGGCCGTGGTTATGTACCAGGTAACGTACGTCAATATAGCGACGAAACTACTAAGATTATTGGTCGTATCGTATTGGATGCTTCATTCAGCCCAGTAAGCCGTGTTAGCTACGCAGTTGAGTCTGCTCGTGTTGAACAACGTACCGACCTCGATCGTTTGGTAATGACTATCGAAACAAACGGTGTGTTGTCTCCTGAAGAAGCAATTCGTCAAGCGGCTAGCATCTTGGTTGATCAATTGGTTGTATTCGCAGCCCTCGAAAGCAGTGAAGTTTCTGGTGATTTAGCACCAAGCCGCTCTTCAATGGTTGATCCAATGTTGATGCGTCCGGTTGATGATCTCGAGCTCACAGTTCGCTCTGCAAACTGCTTGAAGGCTGAGAACATTTACTACATTGGTGACTTGATTCAACGTACAGAGAATGAATTGTTGAAGACGCCTAATCTAGGCCGTAAATCTTTGAATGAAATCAAAGATGTATTGGCGGCTCGTGGCTTAAGTCTTGGCATGAAGCTCGAAAGCTGGCCTCCAGCTAACCTCGAGAAATAA
- the rpsD gene encoding 30S ribosomal protein S4, translating into MARYLGPKAKLARREGTDLFLKSARRALSDKCKLDTKPGQHGRTSGSRTSDYGNQLRGKQKVKRSYGVLERQFRRYFAEAERRKGNTGETLLQLLESRLDNVVYRMGFGSTRAEARQLVSHCAILLNGNPVNIPSIQVKPGDVVAIRENAKKQTRITESLKLVGQMAAVTWVSVDAAKLEGTFKQVPDREDISGEINESLIVELYSR; encoded by the coding sequence GTGGCACGTTACTTAGGGCCTAAGGCCAAATTAGCACGTCGGGAAGGTACCGACTTATTTTTAAAGAGCGCACGTCGCGCCTTGTCAGACAAGTGCAAGTTAGATACTAAGCCTGGTCAACATGGCCGTACATCCGGCTCAAGAACATCTGATTACGGTAATCAATTGCGTGGAAAGCAAAAGGTTAAGCGTAGCTATGGCGTATTAGAGCGTCAATTCCGTCGCTACTTCGCAGAAGCTGAGCGTCGCAAGGGCAATACTGGTGAAACTTTGCTGCAGTTGCTTGAGTCACGTTTAGACAACGTGGTATATCGCATGGGCTTTGGTTCAACACGCGCAGAAGCACGTCAGTTAGTTTCTCATTGCGCAATCTTGCTCAATGGCAACCCTGTAAATATTCCATCTATTCAGGTTAAACCTGGTGATGTAGTTGCTATTCGTGAAAATGCGAAGAAGCAAACGCGTATTACAGAATCACTCAAGTTAGTTGGACAAATGGCAGCTGTTACTTGGGTTTCAGTCGACGCAGCTAAGCTCGAGGGAACATTTAAGCAAGTGCCTGACCGTGAAGATATTAGCGGTGAAATTAATGAAAGTTTGATCGTCGAATTGTATTCACGCTAA
- the rpsK gene encoding 30S ribosomal protein S11: protein MAKQQFASAASQRARKKVKKNVADGIAHVHASFNNTIITITDRQGNALSWATSGGQGFKGSRKSTPFAAQVAAEVAGKVAIECGIKNLEVQIKGPGPGRDSAVRALNSLGIKITEIQDVTPVPHNGCRPPKRRRI, encoded by the coding sequence ATGGCAAAACAACAATTCGCTTCCGCCGCTTCACAGCGCGCTCGTAAGAAGGTTAAAAAGAACGTTGCTGACGGTATTGCACACGTTCATGCTTCTTTTAACAACACCATTATTACGATCACTGATCGTCAAGGAAATGCGCTTTCATGGGCAACTTCTGGAGGCCAGGGTTTCAAAGGCTCACGTAAATCAACACCTTTTGCTGCTCAGGTAGCTGCAGAAGTTGCTGGGAAAGTAGCAATTGAATGCGGTATCAAGAACTTGGAAGTTCAGATCAAGGGTCCAGGCCCAGGTCGTGACTCAGCAGTTCGCGCATTGAACTCATTAGGGATCAAAATCACTGAGATTCAAGACGTAACTCCAGTTCCTCACAACGGTTGCCGTCCTCCTAAGCGTCGTCGTATCTAA
- the rpsM gene encoding 30S ribosomal protein S13, whose product MARIAGVNIPNYQHTVIGLTAIFGIGTTRARKICETTGVAIDKKVKDLTDGDLEKLRDEVGKFITEGDLRREVTMSIKRLMDLGCYRGVRHRKGLPVRGQRTKTNARTRRGPRKSGVQLKK is encoded by the coding sequence ATGGCACGTATCGCTGGGGTAAACATCCCAAATTATCAACATACTGTTATCGGTTTAACAGCAATTTTTGGCATCGGCACAACTCGTGCGCGCAAAATTTGTGAAACTACAGGCGTTGCAATCGACAAAAAAGTTAAAGACCTTACCGATGGTGACTTGGAAAAGTTGCGTGATGAAGTAGGTAAATTCATCACTGAAGGTGACCTTCGTCGTGAAGTAACTATGAGCATCAAGCGTTTGATGGACTTAGGTTGCTACCGTGGCGTGCGTCATCGCAAGGGCTTGCCTGTGCGTGGTCAACGTACTAAGACTAATGCGCGTACCCGCAGGGGCCCACGTAAGTCTGGCGTGCAACTGAAGAAATAA
- the rpmJ gene encoding 50S ribosomal protein L36: MKVLASVKCICRNCKIIKRKRVVRVICSSDARHKQRQG, translated from the coding sequence ATGAAAGTTTTAGCATCCGTTAAGTGTATTTGCAGAAATTGCAAGATCATTAAGCGCAAACGCGTTGTGCGCGTGATCTGTTCTTCAGACGCACGTCATAAGCAGCGTCAAGGCTGA
- the infA gene encoding translation initiation factor IF-1 → MSKDDVIQMAGEVVENLPNAMFRVKLENGHVVLGHISGKMRMHYIRILPGDEVTVEMTPYDLTRARIIFRAK, encoded by the coding sequence ATGTCTAAAGACGATGTAATTCAGATGGCGGGAGAAGTTGTAGAGAATTTGCCGAACGCGATGTTTCGCGTAAAGCTTGAAAACGGACATGTGGTTCTTGGGCACATTTCTGGAAAGATGCGGATGCATTACATCCGTATTTTGCCGGGAGATGAGGTGACGGTGGAGATGACTCCTTACGACCTGACACGTGCCAGAATCATTTTCCGTGCGAAGTAA